The Gracilibacillus caseinilyticus genome segment GTTAGTGTCATGGCATTGTTGGGAGGGAGTATGATTCCTGCTAACAGTTTTCCGGAAGTGATCCAGGAGGTAGGGATTTGGACGCCGAATGGAATGGCAATGAAGGCTTACATGCTGGTGAATCAAGGTATGTCAATATCAGATGTATTTCCTTATATTACACGTTTATTGATCGTGACAATCGTTATCTTATTTATTAGTTTGCTGATTTTTCCAAAAAGGAGGACGCAATCATGAGACATATCTTTGTATTACAATGGCAACGATTAAGACGAACACCTTTTATGACCATATCAATGATTGCTCTTACTTTTATATTCATTGTGCTCATTGGCGGTGCAAATATGGGGCCACAAACTATCGCAATTCCAATTCACTTCTCGGGAGATGTTACAGAAGAATCAAAATTATGGTTGAAAGATAAAATGGAAGAATTAGAAGCGTTTTCTTTTGAAGAAACGGAACTGGCTCAAATCAGAGAGGATGTAGCGTTGGGGAATGTCAGCTTAGGTATTAAATTAGAAGAGGATCAATACACCATAATAGCCAGTACAGAAAATCAAAACCAAATGCTTGTCGATAACCATCTTCAGCTCGCTTACTGGGAAAAGCTGAAGCTCGATCAAGTAGCAGCTGAGGACCGTGAGGCAGTAGAAAAGGCATTGCAGCAACCTCCTATTAAGGTAAAGAGCACCATAGGTGAAACGAGTGGCGATGGCGTGTTATTTGATAATAACTTGCAGGCGTTATTTGGTATGACTCTATTCTTTGCTATCTATACCATTGTTTTCAGTTTAAGTGAAGTAGCAGAGGAAAAGCAACGGGGAAGCTGGGATCGTCTGATTTTGTCTCCTGTTCGTAAATGGCAAATTTATATCGGGTATCTAGGATTTGCTTTTGTAATCGGAATGGTGCAAATGATGCTGGTTTTTTTGATGTTTGATCATTTGTTTCATTTTGATATAAGTGACAGTTGGCTTGCTATTATTGTGATTTGCAGTTTTTATACGTTTGCGATTGTAGCACTTGGTATGCTGCTAATTGGCCTGGTAAACCGATCGTCGCAATTAAATGCAGTGGTTCCGATCATTGCTGTAAGTATGGCAATGTTGGGCGGGGCTTACTGGCCGAGCGAAATTGTGGAAAATCAGGTAGTTCAGTTCGCTTCACAACTCATTCCTGTTACGTATGCAATGGATGCTTTAAAGGCAGTAGCGATTTACGGTCATCCATTACAAGACATCACGCAGCCCGTTGTCATCCTGTTTTTAATGGGAGTGTTCTTTATGGGGATTGGCATTAACCTAATGGAGCGGCGATAATTACTGTAGTGAACATGCACAGGCCAACCACTTCTCGTCTTGTGGGATTGGCCTGCGCTACTGTCTTATATATCTGATGTGGTACTTTCTAATGATCTGATCTAATTATTACCGCCTATTTGTATTCCTCTTTTCATACTGTATATAGTGGTGACTATCAATAGGATGAAGGCACAGGCATAGGCTGTTACGGCGACGTTCATATAATCCGCTTGGTTCTTGACGCCTATTCCGATAAATGCCCAAATGAACACTAGTACATAGAATATATCCTTTTGATTCCAAAGAAAAAACAGGGCTAATAACGTAGCAACGATAATCATCACCATTGTCCAGAAAACGGCATGCTGATCCCATCCGATGTAAACCAGGTAATAGCTGATATTAGCAATGGTTGCAACACTGATCCAGCCTAAATAAATCGAAAAGGGTAAGATATCAAAGGTTGAATTTTTCACTTGTTTAGCACGTAAATACAGTACGATCAAGATTGTTAAAAGACCGATCATCAAGATCGTACTCAGCCAAAAAATCTGATAATGCCAGCTAAGTAGCCATCCAACATTTAGAATGGAACTTATCCAGAATAATTCGCTGCATGCCTGATAAATAGGGGCATATCGTCTGTTTTTTGGCAGCTGGGCAAACACCCAGATAGCAAGTAATAGATAAATAAGCCCCCAAATACTAAAAACATAGCCTGCTGGAGTAAATAAAACAGTCAGTTGATTAGATATTTCTCCTGTTGTCATGCCGTTTATCGGTATGATATTTGCCAATGCATTGATAACTACTACAAGTGATAAAGCGGTCAAGTTAATCCAAAAATTCCTCAATGGTTATTTGCCTCCTTTTTAAGCTGCTTGAAAGCTTCTAAAGCACGCTCTCTCGCATATTGGTGTTCAACGATTGGAAGTGGATAGTCTTTACCTAGTGTTATACCAGCCTCTTGTAATACTCCCTCCGGTGCCTCCCAAGGGTGGTAAAGGTATTCGAGGGGGAGGTTTCGCAATTCTGGAAGCCAGTTTCGCATATAGGTTCCATCTGGATCGAATTTCTCTGCTTGTTTTACAGGGTTGAAAATTCGAAAAAAGGGTGAAGAATCGAATCCGGTTCCTGCGACCCATTGCCATCCCATCGTATTATTCGCTAAATCATGATCCACTAACATCCGTGAAAACCAGGCTTGTCCATCCAGCCAATGGATTAACAGGTGCTTCACCAAAAATGAACCGGTAACCATACGAACGCGATTATGCATATAACCTGTTTCTAAGAGCTCGCGCATACCGGCATCAACCAAGGGATAACCGGTTAGTCCTTTTTTCCAACTATCGAGTAACAGAGGATCCGGTTCCTGCCATTGAAACGCTTGGAACTTTGGCTGAAGTGGTTTATCGATAATTTGCGGGAAAAATGTTAGCTGATGATAGGCGAATTCACGCCATACAAGCTGCTTCAAAAATGTTTCTGTGCTTTCTTCCATTGTATGTTGGAATCGATTTTCCATGCTGGTAATCTCTAATGCTTCCTTTGCTTCATGCCAGATTAGCTTTGGACTGATCTCACCATGTGATAAATGGCCAGATAAAAGAGACGTAGCATCGATTCCTGGGAAATCACGATATTCCTGGTAATGGTTTATTTGATCATGCAGGAATTGCCGCCATTTATTTAACGCTTGTCGCTCACCTGCTTGCCAATACGTGTTTAATGGTGACTTTGGAGCATGTGGTATGGCCGAGGCTTTGCCGTTATACCAATCCACCTTATGTGGTACCGGAAAAGGTTTTGCTATCGGTAAAGAACGCAAGCTTTTCCAAAAGGATGTAAACACTTTGTATGGCTGTTTTTGTTTGTTTAAAATGGTACCAGGCTCGGTAAGCACGTTCCCGTGAAACTGTCTGACAGGAACAAATAGGTTTTCTTTTATTTGTTCGTCTTGTTCACGGCTCCCTGGCCCGTATTGATAATGACAATATACCGCATCTGCTTCAAATGTTTGGACAACCTCTGGTATGATACGAACCGGCTCACCATGTTTTATCACCAAAGTGGCACCTTTATCTCGTAATTGCTGTTGAAAGGCTGTGAGCGCCTGCAGACTGTACCATTCACTGTTGGTATGCTCTGTTTCATTATGTATATAAAGGGGTATCACTTTGCCGTCCAAAGCGGCATGATAAAGGGCAGGATGATCCAGTATACGCAAGTCATCTCTGAACCAAACAATTATTGTTTTACTCATTGTAGGCACCTCGCTATTCTACTTGTAGTATACCCGTTATTATTTCTTATGAACGTGAAAAAGTAAGGAGATGAATATGAACCCGCTTTTATTTAACTATTACAAGCGAATGTTGCTGACATCACTACAAAGTCAGGTCTTGTTTCTTTTCAAACAAGACATAAATATCTGCTAATGGCACTAGCGCCAGCCAGACAAAAAGAGATTGGACAAATAATTGCCAATCATCAAAAGTTAGAAATGACAGATATATACGAAAAAATGCATGGGTTGGTTGAATCAATAAATGAAGCTCCTTCTCGTGGGGCGGTTGTGAAAGCAATCAGTCATATGTTTGGTTATTTCCGCGAGGATTTAACCGTAGAGGAAAAGAGGAATTTTATGGAAATACTTTCAAAGTATCGTGAAGGCAGCTTACAACTTCAAGAGCTGTTGCGACAAATGACAGATTGGGCATGGCTATTTCAGAAAAATTATATTCAAGCCCAATCGATTCTATCCGGATTAGGCGAGGACTGATGATAAGAAAAAAGAAACAGCCTAACTGGCATGGCTGCTTCTTTCCTTGGCTTAATTTTGGATATATTTTTCGAATACTTCACCGAAATCCTTACGAGTGTTCTCGTTGTAAGTAGCTTGGAACCAGTCATAGGCAAAATGGGTTGCTTTCTCAAACTCGGTTGCAACATTACCATCATGGAATCGGTTGTCGGTAAAAAGAGACTGTGAAATTTGTAAACTGTCTTTGGCAAAATCTTTCATTCGTTCGTGTTCATCCTGAATGTGTGAGATTTTTACTAATGATTTATATAAGTCAGCGATCGCCTCGCCTTCTTTTTTGTCGATATCAACAGAAAGAACCTGGTTGCCGATTGAAAATTTAATTTCTAAATCTAAATCGATTGTTCCAGCTGTTTCCACGGAAACATTGCGAATTTGATGCTGGTAGTAATCATAGCGGAAGATGTTTCGTTTACTGCTGGATGCTTTTTCACCGTCCAGATGGATCAAAGCGCGATTAGTAAAGCAGTATTCATCTGATTTTGATTTGATCAGAAAATGAATCTTTTCCCCATCCTCATGCAATACATAATCGTCAGAGTCTGTTTTGTCAAAATCTTCTGGAAGAATGATTTTACCAATATCACTTAATCCTAAAGCGTCACTTGCAATTTTTTTGAACATGTAACTCCTCCTCAATGTTAATATACATATATATTAACGTATTTTGCCCACGACAAGAAGTAATTCATGAACGAATGTCATTATTTTTTCTAGTACGCCAAAGAATTCCACCGAGCAGCGCGGTAAAATAGATAATTAATGCGAGCATTGTATAAACATACATAATCGGTTGGTCCTGTACATAACCAACCACAGGAATATTTAGAAACGGAAATCCGAATAGTAATGCCGTCCCACTTCCTATGACAAGGTTGTCCGTCGTATTGGATTGGAATTTTGGATCCACTGCTTTGACCAGGGCCATGCCGGTTGAAATTGTACCAGTCTGCATGCCATAGAACCCAACAATGTTTGGCAACACGTCGTGGGGAAAAGCAGAATAAAGAATTTCGCTTAAGATTGAAAAAGAATGGGTTCTTATAATGCGGATTATGTGAACTAGCTTCGTGGTAATTTTGAAATGACTCATGTGCTGGGATACCACTCCGGCCAACAACTTCGCGTCCTGCGGGGCACGGCTGAAGATCCCGCGGGAGTCTAGGTGGTTCGTCCTGCGCTAATGTTTAAGCTCTACAATTGTTGTAAGAGATAGTATTTTGAGCTGTACCCATCAGTGTCCATACTTGATTCAAATCATGTATAATGCTTAGCACAACTGCTACTTACTGTTACAAATGTTGTAGAACTTCCCTTATGTGTAGGAAACGCCCCCCTGGGATCAGTCGCGTCTCCCGCAGTGATGCACCTGTGTCTTCTAGAGAAATGCTTCGAAGTATGCTTCCTCGGCGCAAGGCAGCTAAGAAGTAGTAGCCTAGTTGAGGCCGGCCCACAGGACGAGGAGCATATTTCCGGAGCTTTGTTAAGCAGATAAAGCCTCAAAATTACCACATTAACATACAGTTCCACTTTACATAATCCGTATTATAGTTAGCATCGTTTGTTTCATAGAGCATTTGGACATATGCA includes the following:
- a CDS encoding PH domain-containing protein — translated: MFKKIASDALGLSDIGKIILPEDFDKTDSDDYVLHEDGEKIHFLIKSKSDEYCFTNRALIHLDGEKASSSKRNIFRYDYYQHQIRNVSVETAGTIDLDLEIKFSIGNQVLSVDIDKKEGEAIADLYKSLVKISHIQDEHERMKDFAKDSLQISQSLFTDNRFHDGNVATEFEKATHFAYDWFQATYNENTRKDFGEVFEKYIQN
- a CDS encoding TspO/MBR family protein, producing the protein MRNFWINLTALSLVVVINALANIIPINGMTTGEISNQLTVLFTPAGYVFSIWGLIYLLLAIWVFAQLPKNRRYAPIYQACSELFWISSILNVGWLLSWHYQIFWLSTILMIGLLTILIVLYLRAKQVKNSTFDILPFSIYLGWISVATIANISYYLVYIGWDQHAVFWTMVMIIVATLLALFFLWNQKDIFYVLVFIWAFIGIGVKNQADYMNVAVTAYACAFILLIVTTIYSMKRGIQIGGNN
- a CDS encoding ABC transporter permease, encoding MRHIFVLQWQRLRRTPFMTISMIALTFIFIVLIGGANMGPQTIAIPIHFSGDVTEESKLWLKDKMEELEAFSFEETELAQIREDVALGNVSLGIKLEEDQYTIIASTENQNQMLVDNHLQLAYWEKLKLDQVAAEDREAVEKALQQPPIKVKSTIGETSGDGVLFDNNLQALFGMTLFFAIYTIVFSLSEVAEEKQRGSWDRLILSPVRKWQIYIGYLGFAFVIGMVQMMLVFLMFDHLFHFDISDSWLAIIVICSFYTFAIVALGMLLIGLVNRSSQLNAVVPIIAVSMAMLGGAYWPSEIVENQVVQFASQLIPVTYAMDALKAVAIYGHPLQDITQPVVILFLMGVFFMGIGINLMERR
- a CDS encoding cryptochrome/photolyase family protein gives rise to the protein MSKTIIVWFRDDLRILDHPALYHAALDGKVIPLYIHNETEHTNSEWYSLQALTAFQQQLRDKGATLVIKHGEPVRIIPEVVQTFEADAVYCHYQYGPGSREQDEQIKENLFVPVRQFHGNVLTEPGTILNKQKQPYKVFTSFWKSLRSLPIAKPFPVPHKVDWYNGKASAIPHAPKSPLNTYWQAGERQALNKWRQFLHDQINHYQEYRDFPGIDATSLLSGHLSHGEISPKLIWHEAKEALEITSMENRFQHTMEESTETFLKQLVWREFAYHQLTFFPQIIDKPLQPKFQAFQWQEPDPLLLDSWKKGLTGYPLVDAGMRELLETGYMHNRVRMVTGSFLVKHLLIHWLDGQAWFSRMLVDHDLANNTMGWQWVAGTGFDSSPFFRIFNPVKQAEKFDPDGTYMRNWLPELRNLPLEYLYHPWEAPEGVLQEAGITLGKDYPLPIVEHQYARERALEAFKQLKKEANNH
- a CDS encoding YbgA family protein; translation: MALAPARQKEIGQIIANHQKLEMTDIYEKMHGLVESINEAPSRGAVVKAISHMFGYFREDLTVEEKRNFMEILSKYREGSLQLQELLRQMTDWAWLFQKNYIQAQSILSGLGED